A stretch of the Cystobacter fuscus DSM 2262 genome encodes the following:
- a CDS encoding CHAT domain-containing protein, whose translation MRRALEWMMLVLLCCCCVTARHAGGTPDSRLVEAQVAFDEGVTLLNAGRYPEALTRAEQALTLRESILGAEHLDVANCLRLMGNIYQRQGNMARAEPLLQRALSLLQLLPGKADHATTQTLLSLAMLYTKQLQYDKAEPLCLRALAIREAALGKSHPDVAEALHVLAVLYTEQERYDQAEPLYRRSLTIREAALGKSHPDVAKTLHGLAALYSSQGLYDQAEPLYRRALAIREQSLGKNHPDVAESLLGLAAFAYTKGLIDQAEPLFQRALAIREAAFGSEDPDVAEVLNNLAILYLVKGLYDQAEPLFQRALAIRENVLGKRRPEVAEVLGNLATLYMGKGLYDQAESLLQRALTIRETALGARQSDVANTLNTLARLYVEKGSYGQAEPLLQRALAISEAALGNNHPVIADSLGRLAEIYQTQGFNDQAEPLLQRALAIRENALGKSHPDVAVLLTGLASLYLDQKSYDRAEPLFQRALAIRENALGKSHPDVAISLSGLAAIYMEHDQLDRAEPLLQRALAINEAAFGESHPAVAVCLRNLAMVDLERGLRDPRFYDRAEPLLQRALAIREASLGASHPDIAISLDDLARLYLRENRLADALPLLRRSFFISEQRLRWEALDFSETRLLGFLSTTVSAPEKTLYLLLESNIEDSELQRMALSAVLLRKNRSLDEAATISHTVYRKLSPEDRDTFDQLRGLRTQLVARLQRSSESRITEAPPRLSLKALATRGDSLEAELARRSAPMRALLAPPHPDEIIRRVASELPKDGALVEFIVLEYDIHRFAPVLPPQIIPNQQDYLALVLLPDASVRAVNLGPAEPIDAAVSRLRTLLAQPRASVEAAAQDVYGRAFQPLRSALGSTRRLFVSPDGQLGLIPFSALHDGHDFLLDSFDFIYLNSGRDLLTHPQDAPPSSSVVVIANPDFTASPLASSNPRGLSPLADRSGALERFFSVVQMPPSKEGWRPLPGTDGEADKIKCVLPQAQLILGLEATKERLLHLPPPGILHIATHGFFIPDEPRLELFQPPWTASLLRSGLVMAGASVGPPVNTIATALELSGMDLWGTQLVVLSACDTGSGWVQSGQGIYGLRRAMAVAGAETVLMSLWPVSDETTPLLMSMYYRHLLLGEGRASALLAAMREFRASSSHPPPHEWAPFISVGSNAPLRAIAPTGVQAHCP comes from the coding sequence ATGCGCCGCGCTTTGGAATGGATGATGCTAGTACTCCTTTGCTGCTGCTGTGTGACAGCAAGGCACGCCGGAGGGACGCCGGACTCACGGTTGGTGGAGGCGCAGGTAGCATTTGACGAGGGGGTCACGCTCCTCAACGCGGGCAGGTATCCCGAAGCCTTGACCCGGGCCGAGCAGGCCCTCACGCTCCGGGAATCCATTCTCGGCGCCGAGCACCTCGACGTGGCCAACTGCCTGCGTCTGATGGGAAACATCTATCAGCGCCAGGGCAATATGGCACGGGCCGAACCCCTGCTTCAGCGCGCGCTCTCTCTCCTGCAGCTTCTTCCAGGCAAAGCAGACCACGCCACCACCCAAACACTCCTCAGCCTCGCCATGCTTTATACAAAGCAACTGCAGTACGACAAGGCCGAGCCGCTCTGCCTGCGCGCGCTCGCCATTCGAGAGGCGGCTCTCGGCAAGAGCCACCCCGACGTCGCCGAGGCTCTTCACGTCCTGGCCGTCCTCTACACGGAGCAGGAGCGGTACGACCAGGCCGAGCCACTTTACCGGCGCTCGCTCACCATTCGCGAGGCGGCTCTCGGCAAGAGCCACCCCGACGTCGCTAAGACCCTCCACGGCCTCGCCGCTCTCTATTCCAGCCAAGGCTTGTATGATCAAGCCGAGCCGCTCTACCGGCGCGCTCTGGCCATTCGTGAGCAGTCCCTCGGCAAGAACCACCCCGACGTCGCCGAGTCTCTTCTCGGTCTCGCAGCCTTCGCCTACACGAAGGGGTTGATTGATCAGGCCGAGCCACTCTTCCAGCGAGCGCTCGCCATCCGCGAGGCAGCCTTCGGCAGCGAGGATCCTGACGTCGCCGAAGTTCTCAATAACCTCGCCATTCTCTACCTGGTGAAAGGGCTTTACGATCAGGCCGAGCCACTTTTTCAGCGAGCGCTCGCCATTCGCGAGAATGTCCTCGGTAAGAGGCGCCCCGAGGTTGCCGAGGTACTCGGCAACCTCGCCACCCTTTACATGGGTAAAGGGCTTTACGACCAAGCCGAGTCACTTCTGCAACGCGCGCTCACCATTCGCGAGACGGCCCTCGGAGCGCGTCAATCCGACGTCGCCAATACCCTCAACACCCTCGCCAGGCTCTACGTGGAAAAAGGGTCGTACGGCCAGGCCGAGCCCCTCCTACAACGAGCACTCGCCATTAGCGAGGCGGCCCTTGGTAACAACCATCCTGTCATCGCCGACTCCCTTGGCCGTCTCGCTGAAATCTACCAGACACAGGGGTTTAACGATCAGGCCGAGCCCCTCTTACAACGTGCGCTCGCCATCCGCGAGAATGCTCTCGGCAAGAGCCACCCCGACGTTGCGGTTTTGCTCACTGGTCTTGCTTCTCTTTATTTGGACCAGAAGTCATACGATCGCGCCGAGCCCCTCTTCCAGCGAGCGCTCGCCATCCGCGAGAATGCCCTTGGCAAGAGCCACCCCGACGTCGCGATTTCGCTCTCTGGCCTCGCCGCCATCTACATGGAACACGATCAACTCGATCGAGCCGAGCCACTGCTCCAGCGCGCGCTCGCCATCAATGAGGCCGCATTCGGGGAGAGCCACCCTGCTGTTGCCGTTTGTCTGCGCAATCTCGCAATGGTCGACCTCGAGCGGGGATTGCGCGACCCGCGATTTTACGACCGGGCCGAGCCACTGCTCCAGCGCGCGCTCGCCATTCGCGAGGCCTCTCTTGGCGCCAGTCACCCCGACATCGCAATCTCGCTCGACGACTTGGCCCGACTCTACCTGAGAGAGAATCGCCTCGCTGACGCACTGCCCCTCCTCAGGCGCTCCTTCTTCATTTCCGAGCAACGCTTGCGTTGGGAGGCGCTCGACTTCTCTGAAACGCGCCTCCTCGGTTTCCTCTCCACGACCGTGAGTGCGCCCGAGAAGACCCTTTATCTCCTACTAGAATCTAACATTGAAGACTCTGAGCTTCAACGCATGGCACTCAGCGCCGTGCTACTGCGAAAGAACCGGTCCCTCGACGAAGCAGCGACCATCTCACACACCGTCTACCGAAAGTTGAGTCCTGAAGACCGCGACACCTTCGATCAATTGCGTGGCTTGCGCACTCAATTGGTCGCCCGTCTGCAGAGGAGTTCCGAATCGCGGATCACCGAAGCGCCCCCACGCCTGAGTCTCAAGGCATTGGCTACCCGGGGCGACTCGCTCGAAGCGGAGCTCGCAAGACGCTCCGCCCCCATGCGCGCGCTCCTCGCCCCACCACACCCGGACGAAATCATCCGCCGAGTCGCCAGTGAACTTCCCAAGGACGGAGCGCTCGTCGAATTCATCGTCCTTGAATACGACATCCACCGCTTCGCACCCGTTCTGCCTCCGCAGATCATTCCCAACCAGCAGGATTATCTTGCGTTGGTGCTCCTCCCCGATGCGTCCGTTCGCGCCGTGAACCTCGGACCGGCTGAACCCATCGACGCGGCCGTGTCGCGTCTGCGCACCCTCCTTGCCCAACCCCGAGCCTCCGTCGAAGCCGCAGCCCAGGACGTCTACGGGCGAGCCTTTCAACCCCTGCGCTCCGCTTTGGGCTCTACTCGCCGCCTTTTCGTCTCTCCCGACGGCCAACTGGGCCTGATTCCTTTCTCCGCCCTCCACGATGGCCACGATTTCCTCCTCGACTCCTTCGACTTCATCTACCTGAATTCTGGAAGGGATTTATTGACGCATCCTCAAGATGCCCCCCCGTCTTCTTCCGTTGTCGTCATCGCCAATCCGGACTTTACTGCCTCACCTCTCGCCTCATCCAACCCCCGAGGCCTTTCCCCACTGGCGGATCGCTCCGGCGCCCTCGAACGTTTCTTCTCTGTCGTGCAAATGCCTCCTTCGAAGGAAGGCTGGCGCCCCCTTCCAGGTACGGATGGGGAGGCCGACAAGATCAAGTGCGTCCTGCCCCAGGCTCAACTCATCCTCGGCCTGGAGGCGACAAAAGAGCGACTGCTCCACCTGCCTCCCCCTGGAATCCTTCACATCGCCACTCACGGATTCTTCATCCCTGACGAGCCCCGTCTGGAACTCTTTCAACCCCCGTGGACGGCGTCGCTGTTACGCTCGGGTCTCGTCATGGCAGGGGCCTCCGTGGGCCCACCCGTCAACACCATCGCGACTGCACTTGAATTGTCCGGCATGGACCTGTGGGGCACGCAGCTCGTCGTCCTCTCGGCTTGCGACACGGGCAGCGGATGGGTCCAATCCGGCCAGGGGATTTATGGCCTACGACGCGCCATGGCCGTGGCTGGCGCGGAGACGGTGCTCATGAGTTTGTGGCCGGTCAGTGACGAAACCACTCCGCTGCTCATGTCCATGTACTACCGCCACCTCCTGCTGGGCGAGGGCCGAGCGTCTGCCTTGCTCGCGGCCATGCGCGAATTCCGGGCGTCTTCCAGCCATCCTCCACCCCATGAGTGGGCTCCATTCATCTCCGTAGGCAGCAACGCCCCCCTTCGTGCCATCGCTCCCACGGGTGTGCAGGCCCACTGCCCCTAA
- a CDS encoding Uma2 family endonuclease: protein MPQRAQERGDAFPRAPTKEEWERMSTEERAQVVESLPGEVTWDEMAMPEGDLHSQAKLETLDVLRGFFSPQGRRVYLGTELPVYYPDERRFAPDLLAVRDVETHPRQKWVVSHEGKGLEWVMEVHVGGDRKKDAEYNVERYARLRVAEYFIYDRARERLEAYRLPTPEASRYERIAPEKGRYRSEVLGLEFELAGGKLRLWAGNALLLKSHELLEEESRRAEEESRKREEAERRAEEESRKREEAERRLVKLQAELEQLRGPGTRPPS from the coding sequence ATGCCACAGCGCGCACAGGAGCGTGGAGACGCCTTTCCCCGGGCGCCCACGAAGGAAGAGTGGGAGAGGATGAGCACGGAGGAGCGGGCGCAGGTGGTGGAGTCACTTCCCGGCGAGGTGACGTGGGACGAGATGGCGATGCCGGAGGGGGACCTGCACTCCCAGGCGAAGCTGGAGACGCTGGACGTGCTCCGGGGATTCTTCTCGCCGCAGGGGCGGCGGGTGTACCTGGGCACGGAGCTGCCGGTGTACTACCCGGACGAGAGGCGCTTCGCGCCGGATCTGCTGGCGGTGCGGGACGTGGAGACGCACCCGCGCCAGAAATGGGTGGTGAGCCACGAGGGCAAGGGGCTGGAGTGGGTGATGGAGGTCCACGTCGGCGGCGACCGCAAGAAGGACGCCGAGTACAACGTGGAGCGCTACGCCCGGCTGAGGGTCGCCGAGTACTTCATCTATGACCGGGCGAGGGAGCGGCTGGAGGCGTATCGGCTGCCCACGCCCGAGGCGAGCCGGTACGAGCGAATTGCTCCAGAGAAGGGCCGCTACCGCTCGGAGGTGCTGGGATTGGAGTTCGAGCTGGCGGGGGGAAAGCTGCGGCTGTGGGCGGGCAACGCGCTGCTGCTGAAGTCCCATGAGCTGCTGGAAGAGGAGTCGCGGCGCGCGGAGGAGGAATCGCGCAAGCGCGAGGAGGCAGAGCGGCGTGCGGAGGAGGAGTCGCGCAAGCGCGAGGAGGCAGAGCGGCGCCTGGTGAAGCTCCAGGCCGAGTTGGAGCAACTGAGAGGGCCTGGGACTCGCCCTCCCTCCTGA
- a CDS encoding DUF6184 family natural product biosynthesis lipoprotein, with amino-acid sequence MTREKALWNDRWSVAACDAHINGDNFDFCQDSIKVLSCDNIVDWVVLVADKCSRDKVCGGNP; translated from the coding sequence ATGACGAGGGAGAAGGCCCTCTGGAACGACCGTTGGTCGGTGGCGGCCTGTGACGCTCACATCAACGGCGACAACTTCGACTTCTGCCAGGACTCCATCAAGGTCCTGTCGTGTGACAATATCGTCGATTGGGTCGTGCTCGTCGCCGACAAGTGCTCCCGGGACAAGGTCTGCGGCGGCAATCCGTAA
- a CDS encoding OmpA family protein, with translation MRMHWCVVLLVPLVGCVSQKAFDSKSKEALTLKQQYDEQQEQLKALEQQLGESRTAADKTQKENAELESSLSSSDAERRALRKRVDELSDLNQELSRSTEKLAAAKEALEKKSSEYENLAKSLKEEIKTGKIELSELKGRMVVKMKDKILFSSGSTKLNKEGQDALAKVAQALKDVQGKIIRVEGHTDNVPVPTDAKTEFDSNWELSTTRALVVVKLLQEQGVPPTMLSALGYGEYQPIASNQTADGRSLNRRIEIVLAPAEQAPSAVVAASVKKAPAPTPAPVVKPASGTKPAAKKK, from the coding sequence ATGCGCATGCATTGGTGTGTCGTCCTGCTGGTTCCGTTGGTCGGGTGCGTCTCGCAGAAGGCGTTCGACTCGAAGTCGAAGGAGGCGCTCACCCTCAAGCAGCAGTACGACGAGCAACAGGAGCAGCTGAAGGCCCTGGAGCAGCAGCTTGGCGAGAGCCGCACTGCGGCCGACAAGACCCAGAAGGAGAACGCGGAGCTGGAGTCCTCGCTCTCCAGCAGTGACGCCGAGCGCCGCGCGTTGCGCAAGCGCGTGGACGAGCTGTCGGATCTCAACCAGGAACTGTCCCGCAGTACCGAGAAGCTCGCCGCGGCGAAGGAGGCGCTCGAGAAGAAGTCCAGCGAGTACGAGAACCTCGCCAAGAGCCTCAAGGAGGAGATCAAGACCGGGAAGATCGAGCTGTCCGAGCTGAAGGGCCGGATGGTGGTGAAGATGAAGGACAAGATCCTCTTCTCCTCCGGCAGCACGAAGCTCAACAAGGAGGGCCAGGATGCGCTGGCGAAGGTGGCGCAGGCACTCAAGGACGTGCAGGGGAAGATCATCCGGGTCGAGGGCCACACGGACAACGTTCCGGTGCCGACGGACGCGAAGACGGAGTTCGACTCGAACTGGGAGCTGTCCACCACGCGCGCGCTCGTGGTCGTGAAGCTGCTGCAGGAGCAGGGCGTGCCGCCCACGATGCTCTCCGCGCTGGGCTATGGCGAGTACCAGCCCATTGCCTCCAACCAGACGGCGGATGGGCGGAGCCTGAACCGGCGCATCGAGATCGTTCTCGCGCCGGCCGAGCAGGCTCCGTCCGCGGTGGTGGCTGCCTCGGTGAAGAAGGCCCCGGCGCCGACTCCGGCTCCCGTGGTGAAGCCGGCCTCCGGCACCAAACCCGCCGCGAAGAAGAAGTAG
- a CDS encoding GFA family protein, with translation MSVDSGRSHLVACACGQVVFEAVGAPILTTVCDCASCREAGRRIEALPGSAPVLDADGGTSFVLHRKDRVRCTRGGEQLKEYRLKPDSPTRRVVATCCNSAMFLEFNKGHWLSLYRNRIPGAPPVEMRVMTRDRPDGAPLDGNVPAYATHSVAFMWRLFAAWFAMGLRTPRGIDGTKSAA, from the coding sequence ATGAGCGTTGATTCGGGTAGGTCCCACCTCGTCGCGTGCGCATGCGGCCAGGTGGTATTCGAGGCGGTGGGGGCGCCGATCCTGACCACGGTGTGTGATTGTGCGAGCTGCCGCGAAGCGGGCCGGCGGATCGAGGCGCTTCCCGGCTCGGCACCGGTGCTCGATGCCGATGGCGGCACCAGCTTCGTGCTCCATCGCAAGGACCGCGTGCGCTGCACGAGGGGTGGGGAGCAGCTCAAGGAATATCGCCTCAAGCCCGATTCGCCGACGCGGCGGGTGGTGGCCACCTGCTGCAACTCGGCGATGTTCCTCGAATTCAACAAAGGCCATTGGCTGAGCCTGTACCGGAACCGCATCCCCGGTGCGCCGCCGGTGGAGATGCGGGTGATGACCCGGGACCGCCCCGATGGCGCGCCCCTGGACGGAAACGTGCCTGCCTATGCCACGCATTCGGTGGCATTCATGTGGCGGCTGTTCGCGGCGTGGTTCGCGATGGGACTGCGCACTCCGCGCGGCATCGACGGCACGAAGAGCGCGGCATGA
- a CDS encoding dihydrofolate reductase family protein, whose translation MQAQMRKLKYHVAMTLDGFIAREDDSTDFFPHLSPPDHVMDYLDDLASTYDTVVMGRSTYEFGLKVGVTDPYPSMETHVCSRSMKESPSPRVNLVRDDVVGFVRELKSRPGQQKDMSRIVRAAQLRVSKDIYLCGGGVLAKTLFDAGLIDEVLIKVNPVMIGSGKAVAPRLSQLVGLELLGTRTYLSGVVLLHYAVKR comes from the coding sequence ATGCAGGCCCAGATGCGCAAGCTCAAGTACCACGTGGCCATGACCCTCGACGGCTTCATCGCCCGCGAGGATGACTCGACCGATTTCTTCCCCCACCTCTCCCCCCCCGACCACGTCATGGACTACCTCGATGACCTGGCCTCGACGTACGACACCGTGGTGATGGGGCGAAGCACCTACGAGTTCGGTCTGAAGGTGGGCGTCACGGACCCGTACCCGTCCATGGAGACCCATGTCTGCTCGCGCTCCATGAAGGAGAGTCCCTCCCCCCGTGTGAACCTCGTCCGGGATGACGTCGTCGGCTTCGTGAGGGAACTCAAATCGCGTCCGGGCCAGCAGAAGGACATGAGCCGCATCGTGCGCGCCGCCCAACTGCGCGTCAGCAAGGACATCTACCTGTGCGGCGGAGGGGTTCTGGCGAAGACCCTCTTCGACGCGGGCCTCATCGACGAGGTCCTCATCAAGGTCAACCCGGTGATGATTGGCTCGGGCAAGGCCGTCGCCCCGCGGCTCTCCCAGCTCGTCGGGCTCGAGTTGCTCGGCACCCGCACGTACCTGAGTGGCGTGGTGCTACTGCACTACGCCGTCAAGCGCTGA
- a CDS encoding DUF1801 domain-containing protein yields MQSKDTTVDQYLASLPEERRVALSAVRDVIRKNLDGGYEEGMQYGMIGYYVPHTVFPAGYHVDPKQPLPFASLASQKNHMAVYLMCVYGQPEQEQWFREAWAKTGKKLDMGKSCVRFKKLEDVALDVIGEAIRRMPAKKYIAHYTSVIPPPEKKKAPAAAKGKPAAKRKPAAKKRAK; encoded by the coding sequence ATGCAGAGCAAGGACACCACCGTCGACCAGTACCTCGCCTCGCTTCCCGAGGAGCGCCGCGTGGCGCTCTCCGCCGTGCGCGACGTCATCCGGAAGAACCTCGATGGGGGCTACGAGGAGGGCATGCAGTACGGGATGATTGGTTATTACGTCCCGCACACGGTGTTCCCGGCGGGCTACCACGTCGATCCGAAGCAGCCGCTGCCGTTCGCGTCACTGGCCTCCCAGAAGAACCACATGGCCGTCTATTTGATGTGTGTCTACGGCCAGCCAGAGCAGGAGCAGTGGTTTCGCGAGGCGTGGGCGAAGACGGGCAAGAAGCTCGACATGGGCAAGTCGTGCGTGCGCTTCAAGAAGCTCGAGGACGTGGCGCTCGACGTGATTGGCGAGGCCATTCGCCGCATGCCCGCGAAGAAGTACATCGCGCACTACACGTCCGTGATCCCGCCTCCGGAGAAGAAGAAGGCACCCGCCGCCGCGAAGGGCAAGCCGGCGGCGAAGCGGAAGCCGGCGGCGAAGAAGCGCGCGAAGTGA
- a CDS encoding alpha/beta hydrolase family protein, protein MPDEYRFQVDGRIPVLKLHVEPRPAPAVLVLHGLGANADIQRGELNLLAHRGFSAVGVDAPHHGARRDAWLDEMEQLGPGESHARLLHAIREAARDVSRVIDHVVYEGHGPIGLVGISFGAYTALAVAMEDSRVQATVSLLGSPDWTPREGPVTEEIGELMRHAPVHRPWDCARNPLLMVNAGRDGVVPPHQARDFAHTLWQGLPGWGSHVEYFEYPESDHMMRQQDWEDSWERTLGFLQRYLHRG, encoded by the coding sequence ATGCCCGACGAATACCGCTTCCAGGTGGATGGCCGCATTCCCGTACTCAAGCTGCACGTCGAACCCCGGCCCGCTCCGGCCGTCCTCGTCCTGCACGGGCTGGGCGCCAACGCGGATATCCAGCGGGGGGAGCTGAACCTGCTCGCCCACCGGGGCTTCAGCGCGGTGGGGGTGGACGCCCCGCACCACGGGGCCCGGCGCGACGCGTGGTTGGATGAAATGGAGCAGCTCGGCCCTGGCGAGTCCCATGCGCGCCTGCTGCATGCCATCCGCGAGGCCGCCCGGGATGTGTCCCGCGTCATCGACCACGTGGTGTACGAGGGCCATGGCCCCATCGGGCTCGTGGGCATCTCGTTCGGGGCGTACACCGCGCTGGCCGTGGCCATGGAGGACTCGCGGGTCCAGGCCACGGTGTCCCTGCTCGGCTCGCCGGACTGGACGCCCCGGGAGGGACCCGTCACCGAGGAGATTGGCGAGTTGATGCGCCACGCGCCCGTCCACCGTCCGTGGGACTGCGCGCGCAATCCCCTGCTGATGGTGAACGCGGGCCGGGATGGCGTCGTCCCGCCGCACCAGGCGCGCGACTTCGCCCACACGCTCTGGCAGGGACTGCCTGGCTGGGGCTCCCACGTCGAGTACTTCGAGTACCCGGAGTCGGACCACATGATGAGACAGCAGGATTGGGAGGACAGCTGGGAGCGGACGCTGGGCTTCCTCCAGCGCTATCTCCATCGGGGGTGA
- a CDS encoding DEAD/DEAH box helicase has translation MSSSFKTLGLSDESLDAVRRARFASPTPIQAQAIPPALAGRDVIGCAATGTGKTAAYLLPLVERLAGAPGPAGVVLAPTRELVQQIADEATFFGQPRGLAQAVVIGGTDATAQVEALRQNPSLVLATPGRLADLLQAGVVNLSTVRMLVLDEADRMLEMGFMPELEKILAALPRERQTLLFSATLGHNVTRFAQEVLRKPVRVEVTPSGTPAARAVQRLYDVKSEEKYPLLLTLLARDQLSAIVFTRTRERAEKVQGYLKEAGHKAALIHSDRTQGQRRQALEGFRKGQYRCLVATDIASRGLDVEDIGHVINFDLPHSPEDYVHRIGRTARAGASGRASTFVTERDAETMIAIERITRMSLPRTEVPRKDAVYLEALEAFRARKGDDELLDALDAPRPRAAEKAPARPARAKGAGSEARGSSHPRERSERRGGESSRREAPGRGGGASRGTGRAKGREESRERGEGRSTGRAKGREESRERGFGRSAAPRGAAKAGGKAPRAAGGPGRSGPRGASAARPGGRSGGRKGGPARGSGAPSRGRGGGGRGRR, from the coding sequence GTGAGCTCTTCCTTCAAGACCCTCGGCCTCTCCGATGAATCGCTCGATGCGGTGCGGCGTGCCCGCTTCGCCTCGCCCACTCCCATCCAGGCCCAGGCCATCCCTCCGGCGCTCGCCGGACGGGACGTCATCGGCTGCGCCGCTACCGGCACCGGCAAGACCGCCGCCTACCTGCTGCCCCTCGTCGAGCGGCTGGCCGGGGCGCCCGGCCCGGCCGGAGTGGTGCTCGCCCCCACGCGGGAGCTCGTCCAGCAGATCGCCGACGAGGCCACCTTCTTCGGCCAGCCCCGGGGCCTCGCCCAGGCGGTCGTCATCGGCGGCACGGACGCGACGGCCCAGGTCGAGGCGCTCCGTCAGAACCCCTCCCTGGTGCTCGCCACCCCGGGCCGGCTGGCCGACCTGCTCCAGGCGGGCGTGGTGAACCTCTCCACGGTGCGCATGCTCGTGCTGGACGAGGCGGACCGCATGCTGGAGATGGGCTTCATGCCCGAGTTGGAGAAGATCCTCGCCGCGCTGCCCCGCGAGCGCCAGACGCTCCTGTTCTCCGCCACCCTGGGCCACAACGTGACGCGCTTCGCCCAGGAGGTGCTGCGCAAGCCCGTCCGGGTGGAAGTCACGCCGAGCGGCACGCCCGCCGCGCGCGCCGTGCAGCGGCTGTACGACGTGAAGTCCGAGGAGAAGTACCCCCTCCTGCTCACGTTGCTCGCGAGGGATCAGCTCAGCGCCATCGTCTTCACCCGCACCCGCGAGCGCGCCGAGAAGGTACAGGGCTACCTCAAGGAGGCGGGCCACAAGGCCGCCCTCATCCATTCCGATCGCACCCAGGGACAGCGCCGTCAGGCGCTCGAGGGCTTCCGCAAGGGGCAGTACCGGTGCCTGGTGGCCACGGACATCGCCTCGCGCGGGCTGGACGTGGAGGACATCGGCCACGTCATCAACTTCGATCTGCCGCACTCGCCCGAGGACTACGTGCACCGCATCGGCCGCACGGCGCGAGCGGGCGCGAGTGGGCGGGCCTCGACCTTCGTCACCGAGCGGGACGCGGAGACGATGATCGCCATCGAGCGCATCACCCGCATGAGCCTGCCGCGCACCGAGGTGCCCCGGAAGGATGCGGTCTACCTCGAGGCGCTGGAGGCGTTCCGGGCCCGGAAGGGGGACGACGAGTTGCTGGACGCGCTGGACGCCCCGCGCCCCCGTGCGGCCGAGAAGGCGCCGGCCCGTCCCGCCCGTGCGAAGGGGGCCGGGAGCGAGGCACGAGGCTCGAGCCATCCGCGCGAGCGCTCGGAGCGAAGGGGAGGGGAGTCCAGCCGCCGGGAGGCCCCGGGCCGGGGCGGAGGGGCTTCTCGGGGCACGGGCCGTGCCAAGGGCCGGGAAGAGTCGCGCGAGCGCGGCGAAGGCCGGAGCACGGGCCGCGCCAAGGGCCGGGAGGAGTCGCGCGAGCGCGGCTTCGGCCGGAGCGCGGCGCCTCGTGGCGCGGCGAAGGCGGGGGGCAAGGCACCTCGGGCCGCGGGGGGCCCGGGACGGAGTGGTCCCCGCGGTGCCAGCGCGGCTCGCCCGGGTGGCCGGTCGGGTGGGCGCAAGGGAGGACCCGCGCGTGGGTCGGGTGCGCCTTCTCGAGGACGGGGCGGCGGGGGACGGGGGCGCCGGTAG